From the genome of Hyalangium ruber, one region includes:
- a CDS encoding YebC/PmpR family DNA-binding transcriptional regulator, translated as MSGHNRWSKIKRQKAAMGATKGKLYSKVIKEITVAARLGGGDPAGNARLRAAILAAKEANMPKDSIERAVKKGTGELEGESYEEVMYEGYGPGGVAVLVECLTDNRNRTSGEVRATFGRGGGNLGAEGAVSWMFQKKGVITVKPGPTEDQVMEKAIEAGAEDVINHGADGFEVRTTPVDLHTVAVSLEGAGLQLGEQKWSFFPQTTVKLEGENAQKMLKLLDALEDNDDVQNVHANFEIDEALMESLQ; from the coding sequence ATGTCCGGTCACAACCGATGGTCGAAGATCAAGCGCCAGAAGGCCGCCATGGGCGCGACCAAGGGCAAGCTGTACTCGAAGGTCATCAAGGAGATCACCGTCGCCGCCCGTCTGGGCGGAGGCGATCCCGCTGGTAATGCCCGCCTGCGCGCCGCCATCCTCGCGGCGAAAGAGGCGAACATGCCCAAGGACTCCATCGAGCGTGCCGTCAAGAAGGGCACGGGCGAGCTGGAGGGCGAGAGCTACGAAGAGGTGATGTACGAGGGCTATGGCCCGGGCGGCGTGGCGGTGCTCGTCGAGTGCCTCACGGACAACCGCAACCGCACCTCTGGGGAGGTGCGCGCCACCTTCGGCCGGGGCGGTGGCAACCTGGGCGCCGAGGGCGCGGTGAGCTGGATGTTCCAGAAGAAGGGCGTCATCACCGTGAAGCCCGGCCCCACCGAGGACCAGGTGATGGAGAAGGCCATCGAGGCGGGCGCCGAGGACGTCATCAACCACGGCGCCGACGGCTTCGAGGTGCGCACCACACCCGTCGACCTGCACACCGTGGCGGTGAGCCTGGAGGGCGCGGGGCTGCAGCTGGGCGAGCAGAAGTGGAGCTTCTTCCCGCAGACCACCGTGAAGCTCGAGGGCGAGAACGCCCAGAAGATGCTCAAGCTGCTGGACGCGCTGGAGGACAACGACGATGTCCAGAACGTCC
- a CDS encoding response regulator → MAARTHRATILEPTATASGLSPRGRRARRLRVLLVEPDARYQSLLGTGLAEAGFEVVVVPSAEDARAELAASQVLPHLVIAETELEGFDGFSFCTQLRAEARTAQLPVFLMASRREPFHAELAHSVGADDFLPKPVAAQDLVALARLKAGRRTGELSYEAHSARLPLTHIARALLTGARSGRVVLKDCDGFFAFREGKVVDASFQGARGVMAFRRLLSFGSGVYAAFFGPELHRGSLLMDLPYLSQQVLPALERFERLREVGVPLVARLAVDFPKLAEHLDALPEDVISLVRLFDGRRTVRTVLEECRFTEVVAFEAITRLFVLGVLVPASHVEERERVQDPQRLGSEAAEAWRAAFAAEERAADEREADEHEARLHEAAERQAAGTEPEAKVLAFPTPPSRRREEEPAEDAPAERFNLASGAESTSPRTADKV, encoded by the coding sequence ATGGCCGCCCGCACCCATCGCGCGACCATTCTCGAGCCCACCGCCACCGCGTCCGGACTGAGCCCCCGAGGCCGCCGCGCCCGCCGTCTGCGCGTGCTGCTGGTGGAGCCGGATGCGCGCTACCAGTCGTTGCTGGGGACGGGGCTGGCCGAGGCGGGCTTCGAGGTGGTGGTGGTGCCCTCGGCGGAGGATGCCCGCGCGGAGCTGGCGGCTTCCCAGGTGTTGCCGCACCTCGTCATCGCGGAGACGGAGCTGGAGGGCTTCGACGGCTTCAGCTTCTGCACCCAGCTGCGTGCCGAGGCGCGCACGGCGCAGCTTCCGGTTTTCCTCATGGCCAGCCGGCGCGAGCCATTCCACGCCGAGCTGGCCCACAGCGTGGGCGCGGACGACTTCCTGCCCAAGCCGGTAGCGGCGCAGGACCTGGTCGCGTTGGCGCGGCTGAAGGCGGGCCGACGCACCGGGGAGCTGTCCTACGAGGCGCACTCGGCGCGGCTGCCGTTGACGCATATCGCCCGCGCGCTCTTGACCGGAGCACGCTCTGGGCGCGTGGTGCTCAAGGACTGTGACGGCTTCTTCGCCTTCCGCGAAGGCAAGGTGGTGGATGCCTCCTTCCAGGGCGCGCGCGGGGTGATGGCGTTCCGGCGCCTGCTGTCCTTCGGCAGCGGCGTGTACGCGGCGTTCTTCGGGCCCGAGCTGCACCGGGGCTCGCTGTTGATGGATCTGCCGTACCTGAGCCAGCAGGTGCTGCCCGCGCTGGAGCGCTTCGAGCGGCTGCGCGAGGTGGGCGTGCCGCTGGTGGCGCGCCTGGCGGTGGACTTCCCGAAGCTGGCCGAGCACCTGGACGCGCTGCCTGAGGACGTCATCTCCCTGGTGCGCCTGTTCGACGGCCGGCGCACGGTGCGCACGGTGCTGGAGGAGTGCCGCTTCACGGAGGTGGTGGCCTTCGAGGCCATTACCCGGCTGTTCGTCCTCGGGGTGCTGGTGCCCGCCAGCCACGTGGAGGAGCGCGAGCGCGTGCAGGACCCGCAGCGCCTGGGCTCCGAGGCGGCCGAGGCGTGGCGGGCCGCGTTCGCCGCCGAGGAGCGCGCCGCCGACGAGCGGGAGGCCGACGAGCATGAGGCCCGGCTCCATGAGGCCGCGGAGCGCCAGGCCGCCGGGACCGAGCCGGAAGCGAAGGTGCTGGCCTTCCCCACGCCCCCGTCCCGGCGTCGGGAAGAGGAGCCGGCCGAGGACGCTCCGGCCGAGCGGTTCAATCTGGCCTCCGGGGCCGAGTCGACCAGTCCGCGCACAGCGGACAAGGTTTGA